In the genome of Ferrimicrobium sp., the window TCTCAAGGGGCCCGCTGCACCATGACACCCACCCGAGGGGCGATTCCCTCCTAGTATGGAGGAGTAAAGGAGAGCACAACGGTGGAGGACAGAACAAGTACACGCGTCGAGGACGCCGAACTTTGGAGTCGCGCAGCGGCGAGCCTCTCGATCGGTGTGGTGCTCGTCGACGCTGACTACCACACCGTCTACTCCGACTACGCCGATAAAATTCCCACGGGTGGCTTCGCCGAGCGTATACTGCTCGAACGCGCCATCTCTGCTCTGAAACACGATGCTCGCCTTGAGCTCTACCGTTCACAGACCCTTGAGGTCTTTGGCCCTCCAAAGAGCTACTTCCAACTCGTCACCACGCCCCTTGGCAGCGATCCTCACCCTCCCTTTATCATCACCGTTGAGAACATCACCGAACGCAAGCGGCTTGAGGAGGTGCGTCGTGACTTCGTCGCCAACGTCTCCCATGAACTCAAAACCCCAGTCGGTGGTATCGTACTCCTCGCCGATGCCCTCAGCCAGGAGTCCGATCCCGCCACCGTCCTGCGTCTCTCTCGTCGAATCCTCGACGAGGGGGATCGACTCGCCCGCCTCGTCACCGACCTCCTCGACCTCTCAAAGCTTGAGGAGACAGAACTCCACCAGATCCATGATGTCAACCTCAATGAGATCGCCTCAGAGTGCGTGGATCGTTATCGACTCGGAGCAGAGGCGCGTGGGATCGGACTTGAGGTGACCTTTGCACCCGACCCCCCGATTGTGAGTGGCGATCGTTGGCAGCTCAGCTCCGCCCTCTCCAACCTCATCGACAACGCCATCAAGTATTCCGAACCAGGAACCGAGGTGCGAGTCACGATCGCCATCTCAGCCGATAGCGTCGAGGCCATCATCGCTGACCGAGGCATCGGTATTCCTGCTCGCGACCTCTCACGTATTTTCGAGCGCTTTTACCGAGTCGATGCTGATCGCTCTCGCGCAACGGGAGGTACCGGCCTCGGACTCTCTATAGTGAGACATGTGATAGAAAATCATCAAGGCAAGATCGACGTCACCTCCACCGAGGGTGTCGGGACGACGTTTACGATCTCGCTCCCGCGGGTCCCCGCATGAGCCCGGATAAAGAACGCATCCTCATCGCCGAGGATGAGGAGAGTTTCATCGACGCGATGACCCTTGGCCTCAGCCGCGAAGGCTTCGAACCCATCGTCGCCAGCGATGGCCAGCGGGCACTCGATCTCTTCCATGAGACAAACCCTGACTGCATCCTGCTCGATGTGATGCTACCCAAAATCTCCGGTCTCGACGTCTGCCGTCAGATTCGCAAGGAATCCAAGGTGCCGATCATCATGGTCACCGCTCGTGCTACCGAGCTCGACACCGTTCTCGGTCTCGAACTCGGAGCCGATGATTACGTCGCCAAACCATTTCGGATGGCCGAATTAGTCGCCCGTATCCGCGCGCTCTTACGTCGGACCACTGAGAGTGCAGAGCGACCGCGCACCGACGAGGAGGTGCTACGCTACCAGGGACTTACCGCCTTCGTCGATCGACATCAGGTGGTTGTGGGCGAGAACGAGATCAAACTTCCCCCGAAAGAGTTTGAGCTCCTCATCCTCTTCCTCCGTAATCCTGGCAAAGTGCTGACCCGCGATCTGCTTGTTGATCGAGTTTGGGGTCATGATTACTACGGAGACACCAAGACGCTCGACGTTCACATCAAACGCCTGAGAACCAAGATTGAACCCGACCCCAACAATCCCACGGTGTTGACCACCATTCGGGGAGTAGGATATCGGCTTGATCTCGGACGAGAATGAGGATACGAGGGTCGCGCACGTCCTCGAACGACTCGCCTCCTCTGGCCATCGCATTACCAGCCCAAGGCGCCATATAGTGACCGCACTCGTGGCAGCCGGTGGACACCTGACGGCGGAAGAGGTCGCCACCGCCGTGCAAGCGCGGGATCCGTCAGTGCATCTTGCGACCGTCTACCGCACGCTTGAAGCACTCGAACACTCAGGGGTGGTGATCCACATCCATCTAGGACATGGTCGTGCCATCTATCATCTCGCCGACAGCTCCCATTATCACCTCTATTGCCAAGAGTGCGGTGCGGTTCAAGAGATCCCCCAGTCCGAGCTGGACAGTCTCTTTACCACGATCGCCCGTTCCTATGATTTTGCACCAAGTCTTGGCCATTTCGCAATCATCGGCACCTGCGGTCGCTGTAGGGATCGCAATGGATCGAAGGGACGCAGCTCCGGCGACACTTCACCCGAGTCGATCACCTGAGCCAACAGTTGACCCGTGATCGGGCCCTGCGTCACTCCCCACATGCCATGCCCAGCGGCGACATAGACCCCCGGTTGCGTCGTGGGTCCAATCAGAGGAAGCCCGTCAGCGCTTACCGGTCGAGGGCCCACCCAACGGTCGTGGGGATGGTCGATATCGATCCCGGTCAACAGATCCCGTGTCGATCGCGTGATCGCTGCGAGCCGTTGCGGATCAAGTGGGTCATCGGGGCGACGAAACTCCATCGTCCCCGCTACCCGTAGGCCACCGTCGATCGGCGTACAGGCCACCCGTGCCGCTGGAAGATAGATCGGTGTCGTGGCCGGCTCCTCGGTATCACAGATCATCGAATATCCTCTCCCCGCTCGCACCGGGATGTGGACACCGAGATCTCGAGCAAGCCGATTGACCCAGGCTCCCGTCGCAACGACCGCTACATCGGAGCGGATCGGCTCTAAACCCGAGCGCGTGCGAACCTGCACCTCACGCCCCGTGCCTCTGATCCGGGTCACCTCCTGCTCCATCATGAAGGTCGCACCTCTTGCGCGTAGCGCGTCCGCAAGTGCATGGGTATAGCGATTGGGATTCAGATACCGCTGATCGTGGATATCGATGACACAACCGATTGCCCGTGAGAAGAGTGGTGACCGATCCTCGGCCGCCTTGCCTTCGAGGAGATCGTAGTGCAACTCCCCACCCGCGTCTCGGATCAACGCAAACTCACTCAACAAGCCCTCGGCCTCACGTCGATCTCGAAATCCTGCGAGGATGGGGGCCCCGGTCGTTGGTTCTTCCACAGAGAGGCTCAGCTGATCGAAGGCCTCCAGCGCACGAGCATTCAAGATGGCTAGCTTATCCATCATCTGGGCAAAGGCACCTCGCGTGCACTGACTGGCAAAAAGTACCAAGAACCTCCAGAGTTCCGGATCGAACCGTAAAGGAACATAGAGCGGTGAATCTGAACGCAGCAAGGAAAGCAGGCCACTCGTGACCAGGGAGGGCTCATTCAAGGGAATCGCCAGCGCCGGCGAAAGCCAACCAGCATTACCCCAACTCGACCCCTCAGCCACGTCAGCGCCGCGGTCTAGGATCGTTACGTCGTAGCCCTGCTCCTGGAGATGCCACCCACACGCGAGGCCCACGATGCCCGCACCGATGACTACCGCTCGTTTCACCCTTTTACCCCCCTTCCAAGACTAAGCTAACTGCCCAAAGAGACCAAACCGGCAAACCCCATGACGGGAAAAACCTCTGGGGATGCTACGAATATTGGAGGTCAGCGTGAAGGCAGTCGTCGTCGAATCACATGGAGGACCCGATCAGCTTCTGGTCAAAGAGATCGCAGAGCCTGAGCCAAAGGCCAACGAGATCAAAATCCGTCTTCGCGCCGCGGGGGTGAATTTTATCGACATCTACCACCGCGAGGGTGTCTATCCGTTGGCACTCCCTACGGTACTCGGCAACGAGGGCGCAGGAGAGGTGATCGAAGTTGGCGAAGAGGTCACGGAGTTCAGCGTGGGTGATCGGGTCGCCTACACCGGAGTGCTTGGGAGCTTCGCCGAACATGCGGTTGTACCCGCCTTGCGAGCCGTGAAGATCCCCAACGAGGTCTCCTTCGACCAGGCAGCCGCCGCCATGCTCCAGGGGATGACGGCCCAGTTTCTCGCCGACAGCTGTTTCCCACTTAAGGAGCATCAGCTTGCCGTTGTCCACGCCGCAGCAGGTGGAGTTGGTTCCCTCCTCACTCAACTCGCCAGTCACAAGCATCACGCGACCGTGGTCGCCACCACCTCCACCCCTGAGAAGGCAGCCCAAGCGACGCGCAATGGCGCCACGCACTCCATCGACTACGATCACTTTGCAGACCTCGTCCATGAGCTCGGAGGCGCTGATGTCGTCTACGATGGCGTTGGGCAGGCGACCTTTGATCGAAGTTTGGCCTCGCTCAAACCTCGCGGCATGTTGGTCCTCTACGGAGCCGCGAGCGGGCAGGTACCACCTTTTGATCTCCAACGCCTGAACCAAGCTGGTTCGGTCTATGTCACGCGACCGTCACTGGTTCACTATATTGCAACCCGTCAAGAGCTGCTCACAAGGGCGACCACCCTGTTCGCTGACATCGCCTCGGGAATGCTACGCGTCGACATTGGCGGCCGTTACCCACTCGACCACGTCGGTCAGGCCCAACTCGACCTCGCCAGTCGGAACACGACCGGCAAGCTCATTATCACCATCTAGCTTCCAGCAGCCGGTGGGCCCAGTGCCCTCCCCGAGGTCGCGCACTCGCCACTGGGGCATGGTCACGCCATCAGCAGATCACACCTCAACGGGACAAAGGTGTAACGCAGAGCACCCACGATCGGTTGTTACCCGAGATCGGCGGAGAGGGCCTCGAGCAGCGAGCTGAGTAGATAGCCAAGGAAGTTGTAGAGATCCTCAGCAAACTTAGGGGTGAGTTTGGCCTCGTTAATCGAGGTCTGTGCCTCCGAAAGGACAAGACGACAGTAGTTCAATAGGGTAGCGAGTTCGTCAGATTGCTGCAAGCTGAGTTGGGAGGCATCGAGCATACCTTCGCCCATCCGGAGACGAGTGACGATATCACCGATGCCGCTCTCACCACCTTTGACGGCCTCCTCCGCCTCAAGGAGCGGATCATCGTACATCGGTGGAGAAAGTCGCCACGCCTCCTGCCCACCTGAGGCGGCAATCTTGGCGACGAGCAGCATCGACTGTTTGGTGACGTCTCGTTGTTGGGCTGGCAAGGAGACAACAA includes:
- a CDS encoding cell wall metabolism sensor histidine kinase WalK, whose protein sequence is MEDRTSTRVEDAELWSRAAASLSIGVVLVDADYHTVYSDYADKIPTGGFAERILLERAISALKHDARLELYRSQTLEVFGPPKSYFQLVTTPLGSDPHPPFIITVENITERKRLEEVRRDFVANVSHELKTPVGGIVLLADALSQESDPATVLRLSRRILDEGDRLARLVTDLLDLSKLEETELHQIHDVNLNEIASECVDRYRLGAEARGIGLEVTFAPDPPIVSGDRWQLSSALSNLIDNAIKYSEPGTEVRVTIAISADSVEAIIADRGIGIPARDLSRIFERFYRVDADRSRATGGTGLGLSIVRHVIENHQGKIDVTSTEGVGTTFTISLPRVPA
- a CDS encoding response regulator transcription factor; its protein translation is MSPDKERILIAEDEESFIDAMTLGLSREGFEPIVASDGQRALDLFHETNPDCILLDVMLPKISGLDVCRQIRKESKVPIIMVTARATELDTVLGLELGADDYVAKPFRMAELVARIRALLRRTTESAERPRTDEEVLRYQGLTAFVDRHQVVVGENEIKLPPKEFELLILFLRNPGKVLTRDLLVDRVWGHDYYGDTKTLDVHIKRLRTKIEPDPNNPTVLTTIRGVGYRLDLGRE
- a CDS encoding FAD-binding oxidoreductase, which translates into the protein MKRAVVIGAGIVGLACGWHLQEQGYDVTILDRGADVAEGSSWGNAGWLSPALAIPLNEPSLVTSGLLSLLRSDSPLYVPLRFDPELWRFLVLFASQCTRGAFAQMMDKLAILNARALEAFDQLSLSVEEPTTGAPILAGFRDRREAEGLLSEFALIRDAGGELHYDLLEGKAAEDRSPLFSRAIGCVIDIHDQRYLNPNRYTHALADALRARGATFMMEQEVTRIRGTGREVQVRTRSGLEPIRSDVAVVATGAWVNRLARDLGVHIPVRAGRGYSMICDTEEPATTPIYLPAARVACTPIDGGLRVAGTMEFRRPDDPLDPQRLAAITRSTRDLLTGIDIDHPHDRWVGPRPVSADGLPLIGPTTQPGVYVAAGHGMWGVTQGPITGQLLAQVIDSGEVSPELRPFDPLRSLQRPQVPMIAKWPRLGAKS
- a CDS encoding quinone oxidoreductase, giving the protein MKAVVVESHGGPDQLLVKEIAEPEPKANEIKIRLRAAGVNFIDIYHREGVYPLALPTVLGNEGAGEVIEVGEEVTEFSVGDRVAYTGVLGSFAEHAVVPALRAVKIPNEVSFDQAAAAMLQGMTAQFLADSCFPLKEHQLAVVHAAAGGVGSLLTQLASHKHHATVVATTSTPEKAAQATRNGATHSIDYDHFADLVHELGGADVVYDGVGQATFDRSLASLKPRGMLVLYGAASGQVPPFDLQRLNQAGSVYVTRPSLVHYIATRQELLTRATTLFADIASGMLRVDIGGRYPLDHVGQAQLDLASRNTTGKLIITI